One Methanobrevibacter sp. V74 DNA window includes the following coding sequences:
- a CDS encoding NAD-dependent protein deacylase, translating to MSKINQLQEIINNSDNIVFFRGTSVSTESGIPDFRSESGIYKSLEKYGDLSENIISHSYYLDHTEEFFEYYKDTLVFKNAHPNPAHLKLAEMEKAGKLKAVITKNIDGLHQKAGSEEVLELHGSVHRNYCQICNRQYGLDHVLESERIPRCECGGIVKPDVVLYGEPLKNAVLNFSVDLISQADTLIIGGTSLVVYPAAGLINYFNGENLVL from the coding sequence ATGTCTAAAATTAACCAATTACAAGAAATTATCAATAATTCAGACAATATTGTGTTTTTTAGAGGCACCAGTGTTTCAACAGAAAGTGGAATACCTGATTTTAGGTCTGAAAGCGGAATTTATAAAAGTTTAGAAAAATATGGAGACCTTTCGGAAAATATAATCTCCCATAGCTACTATCTAGACCATACCGAGGAATTTTTCGAATATTATAAAGACACACTTGTTTTTAAGAATGCCCATCCCAATCCGGCTCATTTAAAATTAGCAGAGATGGAAAAGGCAGGCAAATTAAAAGCAGTTATCACTAAAAATATCGATGGACTTCATCAAAAGGCAGGCAGTGAGGAAGTTTTAGAGCTTCATGGAAGTGTTCATAGGAACTACTGTCAAATTTGCAACAGACAATATGGATTAGATCATGTTTTAGAAAGTGAAAGGATACCAAGGTGTGAATGCGGAGGTATTGTTAAGCCTGATGTTGTTTTATATGGAGAACCTTTAAAAAATGCTGTTTTAAATTTTTCAGTTGACCTCATATCTCAAGCCGATACTTTAATTATTGGCGGCACTTCTCTTGTTGTTTATCCTGCCGCCGGATTAATAAATTACTTCAACGGTGAAAATTTGGTTTTATAG
- a CDS encoding helix-turn-helix domain-containing protein translates to MSGKSKINVFNKMTKIALDEEISNCVAYHRYYQRLIAVKIVSEGNTITNAANILGKSYQTVHRWIKTCESDRIRRFKTIFWWWKTIKINL, encoded by the coding sequence ATGTCTGGAAAATCTAAAATTAATGTTTTTAACAAAATGACAAAAATCGCTTTGGATGAAGAAATCAGCAATTGTGTGGCTTACCATAGGTATTATCAAAGGCTAATTGCAGTCAAAATAGTTAGTGAAGGAAATACCATAACTAATGCCGCAAATATATTGGGAAAATCCTATCAAACAGTTCACAGATGGATTAAAACATGTGAATCTGATAGGATTAGAAGGTTTAAAACCATCTTTTGGTGGTGGAAGACCATCAAAATTAACTTATGA
- a CDS encoding winged helix-turn-helix domain-containing protein, giving the protein MNLIGLEGLKPSFGGGRPSKLTYDQLIELDKLIEKTPNMSMKDVHKLVNEKFNVNYSLKQIGKIIKKLGYNYSKAYPKFSKSPKDAEEQLKKT; this is encoded by the coding sequence GTGAATCTGATAGGATTAGAAGGTTTAAAACCATCTTTTGGTGGTGGAAGACCATCAAAATTAACTTATGATCAACTAATTGAATTAGATAAACTCATTGAAAAAACACCCAATATGTCAATGAAAGACGTACATAAACTTGTTAATGAAAAATTCAATGTAAATTATAGTTTAAAGCAAATAGGAAAAATTATAAAGAAATTAGGATACAATTATAGCAAAGCATATCCTAAATTTTCAAAATCCCCAAAAGATGCTGAAGAACAGTTAAAAAAAACTTAG
- a CDS encoding transposase — translation MSTNPYLSKKIALYLNIELIYLPPYSPHLNPIEQIWRQMKKEIKHYYLKSKEFLQELTIKTYNESISGTKVHDKWLETFIPKV, via the coding sequence ATGTCCACAAATCCGTATTTATCAAAAAAAATAGCATTATATCTTAATATTGAACTAATATACCTTCCACCATACTCTCCTCACCTAAATCCAATCGAACAAATATGGAGACAAATGAAAAAAGAAATAAAACATTATTACCTTAAATCAAAAGAATTTCTACAAGAATTAACTATAAAAACATATAATGAATCGATTTCTGGAACAAAAGTTCATGACAAATGGCTCGAAACATTTATACCAAAAGTTTAG
- the sfsA gene encoding DNA/RNA nuclease SfsA, translating to MDYVRGIFKARPNRFIAEVEIDGNKEIAHVPNTGRCKELLVEDAVVWLKPSDNPNRKTKFSLHFVENKGVLVSLYSQQANSIVYDAIINGKIKELEGYDYHVREKTADNSRIDIYLSREDEECYVEVKGVTLIVDGEARFPDAPTERGAKHLKELIKLKKEGNRCCVFFLIQHPIGKFFRPNWENDPKFSQTLNDAYDAGVEILVYRCNNQLEGIELVPESLDFDLGENITNGIVND from the coding sequence ATGGATTATGTTAGGGGAATTTTTAAAGCAAGACCTAATCGCTTTATTGCTGAAGTAGAAATTGATGGTAATAAAGAGATAGCTCACGTACCAAATACTGGAAGATGTAAAGAGTTATTGGTTGAGGATGCAGTCGTTTGGCTTAAACCATCAGACAATCCAAATCGAAAAACTAAATTTTCACTGCATTTTGTTGAAAACAAGGGAGTGTTAGTATCACTTTACTCTCAACAAGCTAACAGTATTGTATATGATGCAATCATAAATGGTAAAATAAAAGAGCTTGAGGGTTATGATTACCATGTAAGAGAAAAAACAGCCGATAACTCCAGAATAGATATATACTTGTCCCGTGAAGATGAGGAATGTTATGTTGAAGTAAAGGGAGTTACATTAATCGTTGATGGTGAAGCAAGATTTCCTGATGCACCAACCGAACGCGGTGCAAAACATCTAAAAGAATTGATAAAACTTAAAAAAGAGGGAAATAGATGTTGCGTGTTTTTCTTAATACAGCATCCGATTGGAAAGTTCTTCAGACCCAACTGGGAAAATGATCCTAAATTTTCACAAACTTTAAATGATGCATACGATGCCGGTGTTGAAATACTAGTCTACAGATGCAATAATCAACTAGAAGGAATAGAATTAGTTCCTGAATCTTTAGATTTTGATTTGGGAGAAAACATCACCAATGGCATCGTTAATGACTAA
- a CDS encoding NAD(P)H-hydrate dehydratase, with amino-acid sequence MRPIDMMVTDFNCEYLGLSRLCLMESAGKSLAEEIGKIAVYTFSKPVKIIIFTGSGGNGGDGFVAARYLLNRGYDVDIYMLKDNIRSAEAKINFDILQNMHPRLSHLTIYNLKTLEDIDNTEVNKNSKGEYIIVDGLLGTGIKGKLQTNIKRAIEVINKSNGIKISVDVPSGMDPLNGEVSDLAVIPDYTISFHKIKDGVRHADEKCVGGLVTADIGIPFEAEYFVSYGDFLRLKNRDSSSHKGNNGRLLIIGGSNDYSGAPAIAGMAAIGAGADLVYVATPEKSAEAIKATSPDLIVKSLEGDKLSLSHADEILSIVGDVDAVLMGPGAGIDDETSNLFNVLATKIKKPIILDADSLKQVNLSLIKNREDIILTPHIFEFKSFFNVSDDLKLDINSYDFKKVDENISEFQKITGQIKGTVLVKGKYDLILSGTSFRINKSGNAGMTVGGTGDALAGICASLLAQGLNSFDSAALGVFINGVSGDRAYDDKGNGFSATDLVSYIGNVIKDGLC; translated from the coding sequence ATGCGTCCTATTGATATGATGGTTACAGATTTTAATTGCGAATATTTGGGATTGTCTCGATTATGTTTGATGGAATCGGCTGGAAAGTCTTTAGCTGAAGAAATAGGCAAAATTGCAGTTTATACATTTTCAAAACCTGTTAAAATAATAATTTTTACAGGCTCTGGTGGAAATGGTGGAGATGGTTTTGTAGCTGCAAGATATTTGTTGAACAGAGGTTATGATGTGGATATTTACATGCTAAAGGATAATATACGTTCAGCTGAAGCTAAAATAAACTTTGATATTTTGCAAAACATGCATCCTCGTCTATCACACTTAACAATTTATAATTTAAAAACTCTTGAAGATATTGATAATACTGAGGTTAATAAAAACTCTAAAGGGGAATATATTATTGTTGATGGACTTTTAGGAACTGGAATTAAAGGAAAACTTCAGACTAATATTAAAAGAGCCATTGAAGTTATTAATAAGTCAAATGGAATTAAAATTAGTGTTGACGTGCCTTCTGGAATGGACCCATTAAACGGTGAGGTAAGTGATTTGGCCGTGATTCCTGATTATACAATTAGTTTTCATAAAATCAAGGATGGTGTAAGGCATGCTGATGAAAAATGTGTTGGAGGTCTTGTAACTGCCGATATTGGAATACCGTTTGAAGCCGAATACTTTGTAAGTTATGGGGATTTTTTAAGACTTAAAAATAGAGATTCATCATCTCATAAAGGAAACAATGGACGTTTGTTAATCATTGGTGGAAGTAATGATTACTCTGGTGCGCCTGCGATTGCAGGTATGGCAGCTATTGGCGCCGGTGCTGATTTGGTCTATGTTGCAACACCTGAAAAATCAGCTGAAGCTATCAAGGCAACCTCTCCTGATTTAATTGTAAAATCACTTGAGGGGGATAAACTATCATTAAGTCATGCTGATGAGATATTGTCAATTGTTGGTGATGTTGATGCTGTTTTAATGGGTCCTGGCGCTGGAATTGATGATGAAACTTCAAATTTATTCAATGTTTTAGCTACAAAAATTAAAAAACCAATTATATTGGATGCAGATAGCTTAAAACAAGTTAATTTATCATTAATCAAAAATCGTGAAGATATTATATTGACTCCTCATATCTTTGAGTTTAAATCATTTTTCAATGTTAGTGATGATTTAAAGTTGGACATTAACTCATATGACTTTAAAAAGGTCGATGAAAACATATCTGAATTTCAAAAAATCACTGGTCAAATTAAAGGGACTGTTCTAGTTAAAGGCAAATATGATTTAATATTGTCAGGCACTAGTTTTAGAATTAATAAATCTGGCAATGCCGGAATGACTGTTGGTGGAACTGGGGATGCATTAGCTGGAATATGTGCCAGTTTGCTTGCACAAGGCCTAAATTCATTTGACTCTGCTGCTTTAGGAGTTTTCATAAATGGTGTTTCAGGTGATAGGGCGTATGATGATAAAGGAAACGGCTTTTCAGCAACTGATTTGGTATCATACATTGGTAATGTGATTAAAGATGGATTATGTTAG